A stretch of the Fusobacterium varium genome encodes the following:
- a CDS encoding putative peptidase yields MENLKLKDFLDYKYLSNLEFSPNGENAGFVVNTTNYDDNNYQSNIWLLNNKTKKYSKLTSLNEERSFLWIDNSTIIFPAARDAKLKEKVNQGEKWTAYYSIDINGGEADKYMQIPLMVTAIKMIDKDNFVLTAKYDNYGINLNELTGEERSKAVAKLKEEKDYEVLDEIPFWSNGGGFTNQKRNRLYLYNRVSNEVTPLTCEHTVVTYFSYKDGKVLYVGNVFEGKLEQREGIFCYDIASKTTETLLPVNANFRVSYAEFLEDAVICALNDCKEYGMNQNPSFYVIKNGKLELLKKHDTWMINTVGSDCRYGGGKSYRVVNGKLYFPTTVFKDSFLNTIDLAGNETVLTKANGSVDVYDVHGDEILFVGLRGIRLQEIYSLKDGEETQITTFNENIYTDKKLSIPEKCNFVNDGIEMEGWVLKPVDYDETKTYPAILDIHGGPKTVFGEVFYHEMQVWANMGYFVFFCNPRGGDGRGNAFADIRGKYGTIDYDDLMKFTDVVLEKYPIKADRVGVTGGSYGGFMTNWIIGHTDRFRCAASQRSIANWISKFGTTDIGYYFNADQNASTPWINQEKLWWHSPMKYADKAKTPTLFIHSEEDYRCWLAEGIQMFTALKYHGVEARLCMFRGENHELSRSGKPKHRVRRLEEMTNWFEKYLKD; encoded by the coding sequence ATGGAAAACCTAAAATTAAAAGATTTTTTAGACTACAAATATCTTTCTAATCTTGAATTTTCACCTAATGGAGAAAATGCAGGTTTTGTAGTAAATACTACAAATTATGATGATAACAATTATCAATCTAATATCTGGCTTCTAAATAACAAAACAAAAAAATATTCAAAATTGACATCGTTAAATGAGGAAAGATCATTTTTATGGATAGATAATTCAACAATTATTTTTCCAGCTGCGAGAGATGCTAAACTAAAAGAAAAAGTTAACCAAGGAGAAAAATGGACTGCTTATTATTCGATAGATATTAATGGAGGAGAAGCGGATAAATATATGCAGATTCCTCTTATGGTTACTGCTATAAAAATGATAGATAAAGATAATTTTGTTCTTACAGCTAAATATGACAACTATGGAATTAATCTGAATGAGCTTACTGGAGAGGAAAGAAGTAAAGCTGTTGCAAAATTAAAAGAGGAAAAAGATTATGAAGTTCTTGATGAAATTCCGTTCTGGAGCAATGGCGGAGGATTTACTAATCAAAAAAGAAATAGACTTTATTTATATAACAGAGTTTCGAATGAAGTTACACCATTGACTTGTGAACATACAGTTGTAACTTATTTTTCATATAAAGATGGAAAAGTACTTTATGTTGGAAATGTATTTGAAGGAAAGTTGGAACAAAGAGAAGGAATATTCTGCTATGATATAGCTTCTAAGACAACAGAAACACTTCTTCCAGTAAATGCCAATTTCAGAGTAAGTTATGCTGAATTTTTAGAAGATGCAGTTATATGTGCCTTGAATGACTGTAAAGAATATGGAATGAATCAAAATCCAAGTTTCTATGTTATTAAAAATGGAAAACTTGAATTATTGAAAAAACATGATACATGGATGATAAATACTGTAGGTTCAGACTGCAGATATGGTGGAGGAAAAAGCTATAGAGTAGTTAATGGAAAATTGTATTTCCCAACTACTGTATTTAAAGATTCTTTCCTGAATACTATAGATCTTGCTGGAAATGAGACTGTACTTACTAAAGCTAATGGATCAGTAGATGTGTATGATGTGCATGGAGATGAAATTCTTTTTGTTGGGCTTAGAGGAATCAGACTTCAAGAAATATATAGTTTAAAAGATGGTGAAGAAACTCAAATTACTACATTCAATGAAAATATATATACAGATAAAAAACTTTCTATTCCTGAAAAATGTAATTTTGTAAATGATGGAATTGAAATGGAAGGATGGGTATTAAAACCTGTAGATTATGATGAAACAAAAACATATCCAGCCATCTTGGATATTCATGGAGGACCAAAAACTGTATTTGGAGAAGTATTCTATCATGAAATGCAGGTTTGGGCAAATATGGGATATTTTGTATTCTTCTGTAATCCACGTGGAGGAGATGGAAGAGGGAATGCCTTTGCTGATATCAGAGGAAAATATGGAACTATTGATTATGATGATTTAATGAAATTTACAGATGTAGTGTTAGAGAAATATCCAATAAAAGCTGATAGAGTAGGAGTAACAGGAGGGTCATATGGAGGATTTATGACTAACTGGATAATTGGACATACTGACAGATTCAGATGTGCTGCTTCTCAAAGAAGTATAGCTAACTGGATATCTAAGTTTGGAACTACAGATATAGGATATTATTTCAATGCAGATCAGAATGCTTCAACACCTTGGATAAATCAAGAAAAATTATGGTGGCATTCACCAATGAAATATGCAGATAAAGCTAAAACACCTACATTGTTTATTCATTCAGAAGAAGATTACAGATGCTGGCTTGCTGAAGGAATACAAATGTTTACAGCTCTAAAATATCATGGGGTAGAAGCTAGACTTTGTATGTTCAGAGGAGAAAATCATGAACTTTCAAGAAGTGGAAAACCAAAGCATAGAGTAAGAAGACTTGAAGAAATGACTAACTGGTTTGAAAAATATTTAAAAGATTAG
- a CDS encoding putative transposase, with protein sequence MFFFYDRDLLTKLAYAVNDVFKYQFHNIKAKNQRIHKISKYSSKYFTNSDIIHYGLITVIHTFGRDLKWNPHIHAIVTLGGFNKNYQFLEKKYFHVNSIAGQWKKMVIDIVKSGNYDKPEIKAKAYAAANYLYRKNTRFFFNVAKNDLNNNIYAIKYIGRYLSRAPIAEYKIIDFYDNKVTFYYESLADDKQRIELTLDAETFLSKLIIHIPPKHFKMIRRFGIYSRNIKSELKNIMKFMRKYVSKYSNSTFYQLEIWKAFGVNPFYCFKCNARMKVKKISYFNIHTGSICWKEYR encoded by the coding sequence ATGTTTTTCTTCTATGATAGAGACCTTTTAACTAAGCTTGCTTATGCTGTTAATGATGTTTTTAAATATCAATTTCATAACATTAAAGCAAAAAATCAAAGAATTCATAAAATTTCAAAATATTCCTCTAAATACTTTACTAACTCAGATATCATTCATTATGGATTGATTACTGTTATTCATACCTTTGGACGCGATCTTAAATGGAATCCTCATATTCATGCTATTGTTACTTTAGGTGGATTCAATAAAAACTACCAATTTCTTGAAAAAAAATATTTTCATGTCAATTCCATTGCTGGACAATGGAAAAAAATGGTTATTGATATTGTTAAATCTGGAAATTATGACAAGCCTGAAATTAAAGCTAAAGCTTATGCTGCTGCTAACTACCTTTATCGCAAAAATACAAGATTCTTTTTCAATGTTGCAAAAAATGATTTAAATAATAATATTTATGCAATTAAATATATTGGCAGATACCTGTCAAGAGCTCCTATCGCAGAATATAAAATTATTGATTTCTATGATAATAAGGTTACTTTCTATTATGAAAGTCTTGCTGATGATAAACAAAGAATTGAGCTTACTTTAGATGCAGAAACATTTCTTTCTAAATTAATTATTCACATTCCCCCTAAACATTTCAAAATGATTAGGCGCTTTGGAATCTATTCTAGAAATATTAAATCAGAACTTAAAAATATCATGAAATTCATGAGAAAATATGTCTCTAAATATTCCAATTCTACTTTTTATCAACTTGAAATATGGAAAGCTTTTGGAGTAAATCCTTTTTATTGTTTTAAATGTAATGCCAGAATGAAAGTTAAAAAAATATCATATTTTAATATACATACAGGCTCCATTTGCTGGAAAGAATATCGCTAA
- a CDS encoding phosphate transporter produces MYLDIIFNVLGGLGIFLYGMDSMSSGMQKLAGQRLKKILALLTTNRIMAILMGMGVTMLVQSSSVSTVMTIGFVNASLLTLKQALGVIFGANIGTTITGWILVLNIGKYGLPIVGAGAILYMFLKGDRAKTKALTFMGLGMIFLGLQLMSNGLKPIRSMPEFVSMFHMFSADTYFGVIKVAAIGALITAVVQSSSATLGITITLAVQGLIDYPTAVALVLGENVGTTITAILATLNANVNAKRAAYAHTIINTLGVIWVTAVFPYYLKFLSNFGSPEANITMAIATAHTMFNVTNVIIFTPFIGVMADLLTKIVKDDGKKDERVTKIDFLMLKTPSVVVGQTKTEILTMGKYIEEMFGTLDNIYVNDEFITEEKVTQMRKIENDLDLFQKEITDANFVILNKNITDKMKMDTRNNLEICDEYETISDYLMRVTNSLKKLQDNAINLTEDEKTTLKEFNEETRELFRNVNTAYALKNKEILMKAVIKANKITEKYREAKHIHLQDGGQENPIAMLTTSYMDILNHYRRVRDHIFNIIEVYNI; encoded by the coding sequence ATGTATTTAGATATCATTTTTAATGTTCTTGGGGGATTGGGAATATTTCTTTATGGAATGGATAGTATGTCATCAGGAATGCAGAAATTAGCAGGACAGAGATTGAAAAAAATACTTGCATTATTGACAACAAACAGAATTATGGCCATACTTATGGGAATGGGAGTAACTATGTTGGTTCAATCATCATCTGTAAGTACAGTTATGACAATCGGATTCGTAAATGCTTCATTACTGACACTTAAACAGGCACTTGGAGTAATATTTGGAGCTAATATAGGAACAACAATAACAGGATGGATACTTGTATTAAATATAGGGAAATATGGTCTGCCAATTGTTGGAGCAGGAGCTATATTATATATGTTTTTAAAAGGAGATAGGGCAAAAACAAAAGCTCTTACTTTTATGGGGCTTGGAATGATTTTTTTAGGACTTCAATTAATGAGTAATGGATTGAAACCTATTAGAAGTATGCCAGAATTTGTGAGTATGTTTCATATGTTCTCTGCAGATACATATTTTGGAGTAATAAAAGTTGCAGCAATTGGGGCATTAATAACAGCAGTTGTTCAATCATCATCTGCTACACTTGGTATTACAATAACTCTTGCAGTTCAAGGACTTATTGATTATCCAACAGCTGTTGCTTTAGTTCTTGGAGAAAATGTTGGAACTACAATAACTGCTATACTTGCTACATTAAATGCAAATGTAAATGCTAAAAGAGCTGCCTATGCTCATACTATTATAAATACTTTGGGTGTTATATGGGTAACAGCAGTTTTTCCATATTATTTAAAATTCCTTTCAAATTTTGGAAGTCCAGAAGCCAATATAACTATGGCGATAGCAACAGCTCATACAATGTTTAATGTAACTAATGTGATAATATTTACTCCTTTTATAGGGGTTATGGCTGACCTTTTAACAAAAATAGTAAAAGATGATGGAAAGAAAGATGAAAGAGTTACTAAAATTGATTTTCTTATGCTTAAAACACCAAGTGTGGTTGTAGGACAGACAAAGACAGAAATACTTACAATGGGAAAATATATTGAAGAAATGTTTGGAACTCTGGATAATATTTATGTCAATGACGAGTTTATAACAGAGGAAAAAGTGACTCAGATGAGAAAGATAGAAAATGACTTAGACCTTTTCCAGAAAGAAATAACTGATGCAAACTTTGTGATATTAAATAAGAATATAACTGATAAAATGAAAATGGATACAAGAAATAATCTTGAAATATGTGATGAATATGAAACTATCAGTGATTATCTGATGAGAGTAACTAATTCTCTTAAAAAACTTCAGGATAATGCAATAAATCTTACTGAAGATGAAAAAACTACATTGAAAGAATTTAATGAAGAAACAAGAGAGTTATTCAGAAATGTAAATACAGCTTATGCTTTAAAAAATAAAGAGATACTTATGAAAGCAGTAATTAAAGCTAATAAAATAACTGAAAAATATAGAGAAGCAAAACATATACATCTTCAGGATGGAGGACAGGAAAATCCAATAGCTATGCTTACTACAAGCTATATGGATATTTTAAACCATTATAGAAGAGTAAGAGATCATATTTTCAATATTATAGAAGTATATAATATTTAA
- a CDS encoding membrane protein, whose amino-acid sequence MKKIILGLFIVTSLLFGKESNIDVNKRLTDQMMLGTVWMQQSGEYRALVYQVFNTAKLSFDNMEIKKGRIKAVVADLDETLVDNGKMAGWQIKNGVTYNSEAWHKWAQAKEAEAVPGAVEFSKYINDNGGKMFYISNRSHKEFDAIKENLIALGFPEVTEETLLLVKDSSDKKERREQIEKNGYEIVMLLGDNLNDFDSEVRRKNNNERKEYVDKNKDKYGVKYIVFPNPMYGDWEGGLYKDYWKKTSEEKLELRYKSLKIWNGE is encoded by the coding sequence TTGAAGAAAATAATTTTGGGTCTATTTATAGTTACAAGCCTTTTATTTGGAAAGGAATCAAATATTGATGTAAATAAAAGGCTTACTGACCAAATGATGCTTGGAACTGTGTGGATGCAGCAGTCAGGAGAATACAGAGCATTAGTATATCAGGTTTTTAATACAGCAAAGTTATCTTTTGACAATATGGAAATAAAAAAAGGGAGAATAAAGGCAGTGGTTGCTGATTTGGATGAAACATTGGTAGATAATGGAAAAATGGCAGGCTGGCAGATAAAAAATGGAGTTACATACAATTCAGAGGCATGGCATAAATGGGCTCAGGCAAAGGAAGCAGAAGCAGTACCAGGAGCAGTTGAATTTTCGAAATATATAAATGATAATGGTGGAAAGATGTTCTATATATCTAACCGTTCACATAAAGAGTTTGATGCAATAAAAGAAAATTTAATAGCTTTGGGATTTCCTGAAGTGACAGAGGAAACACTTTTGCTAGTAAAAGATAGTTCTGATAAAAAAGAAAGAAGAGAACAGATAGAAAAAAATGGTTATGAAATAGTAATGCTTCTTGGGGATAATTTAAATGATTTTGATTCTGAAGTCAGAAGAAAAAATAATAATGAAAGAAAAGAATATGTAGATAAAAATAAAGATAAATATGGAGTTAAATATATAGTTTTTCCTAATCCAATGTATGGTGATTGGGAAGGAGGACTGTATAAGGATTATTGGAAAAAGACTTCAGAAGAGAAACTTGAATTAAGATATAAAAGTTTGAAAATATGGAATGGAGAATAA
- a CDS encoding putative transcriptional regulator, producing MIKITGHAKLVFDSLYDGILIVDRDGIVRYINPAYTRITKVEEKNIIGKYLSEVRPGSRLTDVVKNEKMELGAHRKMGEAEYLVNMVPIYENGKVIGGISLLNELVDIYKLTEKLNLSKIIIQNLKEHVKTLGNGKYSFDDIIAVDEKSIEIKDFAKRIALADSNVLITGESGTGKELYASAVHNLSPRKDFPFIPVNCASFEKNLIESELFGYEEGSFTGAKKNGKTGLFQLAQGGTLFLDEIGELEYGLQGKLLRVLQEKSIRKIGGSKEIPIDVRLICATNKNLEQMIEENTFRRDLYYRIAIMPLTILPLREKRNDIKAIAEKFLSDLSMKYKKEVKLNENALKVLKEYDWPGNIRELKNIIEFTFNMAEGNEIKAEHLPITIKNNFKENEVVFPLSEVVKEAEQNYLKKAIEIYGDSVEGKKKAAKALKISLATLYNKLER from the coding sequence ATGATAAAAATAACAGGACATGCAAAACTTGTATTTGATTCACTGTATGACGGAATACTTATAGTAGATAGAGATGGGATAGTGAGATATATAAATCCTGCTTATACAAGAATTACAAAAGTGGAAGAAAAAAATATAATAGGAAAATATCTTTCTGAAGTACGTCCTGGAAGCAGGCTTACAGATGTAGTAAAAAATGAAAAAATGGAATTGGGAGCTCATCGAAAGATGGGTGAAGCAGAATATCTTGTAAATATGGTGCCTATTTATGAAAATGGAAAAGTTATAGGAGGAATATCTCTTCTTAATGAACTGGTAGATATTTATAAACTTACAGAAAAGCTTAATCTTTCTAAAATAATAATCCAAAATTTAAAAGAACATGTAAAAACATTAGGAAATGGAAAATATAGTTTTGATGATATCATAGCTGTAGATGAAAAAAGTATAGAGATAAAGGACTTTGCTAAAAGAATAGCTCTTGCTGATTCCAATGTCCTGATAACAGGAGAGAGTGGAACAGGAAAGGAGCTTTATGCAAGTGCTGTACATAATTTAAGTCCAAGGAAGGATTTTCCGTTTATTCCAGTAAATTGTGCTTCTTTTGAAAAAAATCTTATAGAGAGTGAACTTTTTGGTTATGAAGAAGGGTCTTTTACGGGAGCAAAGAAAAATGGAAAAACCGGGTTATTTCAGCTTGCACAGGGAGGAACTCTATTTTTAGATGAAATAGGAGAACTTGAATATGGGTTGCAGGGAAAACTCCTTAGAGTGCTTCAGGAAAAAAGTATAAGAAAAATTGGGGGATCAAAAGAAATACCAATAGATGTAAGATTGATTTGTGCCACTAATAAAAATCTTGAACAGATGATAGAGGAGAATACTTTTAGAAGAGATCTTTATTATAGAATAGCAATAATGCCTCTAACTATACTTCCATTGAGAGAGAAAAGAAATGATATAAAAGCAATAGCAGAAAAATTTCTTTCTGATCTTTCTATGAAATATAAGAAAGAAGTAAAATTAAATGAGAATGCTTTAAAAGTTTTAAAAGAATATGATTGGCCAGGAAATATCAGAGAATTAAAAAATATTATTGAATTTACATTTAATATGGCTGAAGGAAATGAAATAAAAGCTGAACATCTTCCAATAACTATAAAAAATAATTTTAAAGAAAATGAAGTTGTATTCCCACTTAGTGAGGTAGTTAAAGAAGCGGAACAAAATTATTTGAAAAAAGCAATAGAAATATATGGTGATAGTGTAGAAGGGAAGAAAAAAGCAGCTAAAGCATTGAAAATTTCTCTTGCTACTTTATATAATAAACTTGAAAGATAG